The nucleotide window TGGGAAATTTTCACATAAGAAAATACAATTAGTATTgttaaagaaaaacatataaCTTAAATTAGTAATGgtgttccaaaaaaataatgtaatcagtatataaaatattcataagTGGAAACAATGTAACGGACAATGGAGAGTATGCTACAACATTCGCCATGTCAGAACTTTGGGACGAACTGCGAGGATCGGATTGCAATGGTAAAGGAGTCTCATGCTTGGTCAAAATTTACAACAAAATTAAAGGCGATAAAGATGTTGCAGCTATGTTTTCCGGACTTCAAGATATTTCATATCCCAAAAGcgcaaaataaaatttttgattTGCTAGCTAAGAATGCAAGATCTTTTACTCTTTACATTAGTTGCTTTATTCTTATCTGGATTCCCAGACCatctcaagtttgagtaataaaataaccgtttgttgtcaaaaaaattaaatagaaatgAACCCATATAGAAACGAAGATTTATAgtgatattttatatatattctatcgAAATAAAGGGTTTTTTAATTGAGTGTATTATAAAAAATACTCATGTAttattagggataaatgtcccgcatcggatattggaagggatcctaagcaatatataagatggatgggccactccacttagcaccaattggttttaggttggaagcccatctagcttaacatggtatcagagcccgatcCACACAGTCCAATCCGATCCATTATCGATCCAGCCCAAAGTCGGCCCATCGATCCTTGCCCGAGCATTCCGAAATTGACGctcaaagagccatcatctcgagggggcgtattagggataaatgtcccacatcggatattggaagggatcctaagcaatatataagatggatgggccactccacttagcaccaattggttttaggttggaagcccatctagcttaacatgtATGCAGGTAGACTGAAAacataaaatagaatttttggcGGACTTGATACAAATGGTACtaaaaaatgattttgaaacataataacaatcttatatattaaaagagaagtcacaatCTTGACTCATctgtgatttttaaaaaaaatagacctAATTGACCTattactaaaaaatcatgttacatttaatttataatcttaTCATATTATTGATCTAAATAACTCACTTTCTAGATTATAGGAACTAAATAATATGTCTACTACATTATAGGAACTAAATAATTATCAATCTTTTTCAAGCTAAAAACGTGATCTGAAAACAAccaattcaattaaaaaaatatacaataaagttattatattttaaaaagtgatagacacatctcatatatattatactgATATATACCAAtatagaattaaaaataaaatatttctataaaaataaatgaaaataaacactCGCGCGGTTGcacggatcaagatctagtaaaaattaaaactagTAAAGTGTAGGGTCTTtccattttgttttgtttgttgttgtatCAAAAGAGAAAGcctatctcttatatattaaaacgtGTAAAACGTATACCGTGTGGACGACATTGACGCTATTTGTTAATGCACAAAGTTACAAAAcctatctcttatatattaatcgaaaattattataatatgtgAGATGTACCATGTGTATGTGTGatcattaaaataatttttaaaatctttgaaaCAATAAGTGGTTTCATCTAAACATATACaataattttcattaaactaaccataagaTTAATTAGTAATCTACAAAAATATTcttcaattttataaataaaataagtgaaattacttagtgttattaaaaaatatgtaaaaattaataattttaaattataaaaaatttataataatttgtttatcttctttcatttttgtttaatttaaaattgttaTAACAAATTGAAAATTGcattaactataaaataaaaattaggttGAATTGTTTTAAACGACTAAAATATGTTTGTAAAAGTATAAATAgaataaaagttataaaaaaaacaaacaccaaggaaaaaaaaaacccaaggAATACAATATAAATATGCGTGTAGACGTCCATAGTTCATCACAGTTCTCATAAAATAACATCAAACAAGTAAGAAAAGTGAGAGGAAAAGAGATATCGGCCATGGCAACTACTCCACAATGGATCATGATTGGAGGAGATGGTCCTGAGAGTTACAACCAACATTCCTCGTATCAGGTATAtatgattttcaaaaaattaggAAGTCAGATATATATGTATGCATTAACAATCTCTTCGTTAATATGATTTCAATTCACAGAGAGCTTTGTTGGAAACCTCAAAAGAAAAGATGAACGAGGCTATCTCAGCCAAACTCAGCCTCGACTTGATTTCTGATCGCTTCTGCGTTGCGGATTTTGGTTGTGCGAGTGGACCTAACACTTTTGTGGCAGTCCAAAACATAATAGACGCAGTTGAAGACAAGTACCGCAAGGAAACCGGACAAAACCGGGCGGAGAACATAGAGTTCCAAGTCCTCTTCAACGACTCTACCACCAATGATTTCAACACTCTCTTCCAGGCACTTCCACCGGGGAGACGCTACTACAGCGCTGGTGTTCCGGGCTCCTTCTTCGGCCGTGTTCTCCCTAAGCATAGTTTCCACATAGGAGTTATCAGTTATGCTTTCCATTTCACCTCCAAAATCCCCAAAGGGATCACCGACCGCGACTCTCCTCTTTGGAACAGAGACGTGCATTGCACTGGCTTTAATGAAGCAGTCAAGAAAGCATATCTCGATCAGTACTCGGCCGACACCAAGAATCTATTAGACGCTAGAGCTGAGGAGCTCTTCCATGGGGGATTAATGTTGCTTTTGGGATCAGGTCTAAGAAACGGGGTTAAGATGTCCGAGACCGCTAAAGGAATTATGATGGATTTAATTGGAGCTTCTCTTAACGATCTTGCTCAACAGGTACGTTTATTGTTTTCATCTTAAACTAATTAAGTATCACTTAATTATCTCCAAGCTATAATTACCATAATCACACGACCtttatatatgattaaaaatagGGTGTCATCGACCAAGACAAGGTTGACTCTTTTAGCACACCACTCTACATTGCAGAAGAAGGCGAGTTAAGGCAAATCATAAAGGA belongs to Brassica rapa cultivar Chiifu-401-42 chromosome A07, CAAS_Brap_v3.01, whole genome shotgun sequence and includes:
- the LOC103831114 gene encoding paraxanthine methyltransferase 1; this translates as MATTPQWIMIGGDGPESYNQHSSYQRALLETSKEKMNEAISAKLSLDLISDRFCVADFGCASGPNTFVAVQNIIDAVEDKYRKETGQNRAENIEFQVLFNDSTTNDFNTLFQALPPGRRYYSAGVPGSFFGRVLPKHSFHIGVISYAFHFTSKIPKGITDRDSPLWNRDVHCTGFNEAVKKAYLDQYSADTKNLLDARAEELFHGGLMLLLGSGLRNGVKMSETAKGIMMDLIGASLNDLAQQGVIDQDKVDSFSTPLYIAEEGELRQIIKENGKFTIEAFEDIIHPNGEFPLDPKILAVSFRASYGAFLSAYFGVDTTRKVFELVEVKARKEFSKIQNAKPGMQYLIVLRKN